In one Terriglobales bacterium genomic region, the following are encoded:
- a CDS encoding R3H domain-containing nucleic acid-binding protein → MPIQDRVAAARRIDEVLRRTLQLGGFRLKYRISANPPVTTEVGDSPELTVDFTGPDGPLLVERNGELLRSLEHVALKVLRLESDEHDKVSFDCMNFKQMRAEELRLAAQVAAEKVRKTGQPYQFAPMSARERRMLHLAMRDEADLRTESSGEAQGRFVVVYPRDYKGAPVAPLARGRRRR, encoded by the coding sequence ATGCCCATTCAAGATCGAGTTGCCGCCGCCAGACGCATTGACGAGGTCCTTCGTCGCACACTCCAGCTTGGCGGATTTCGTTTGAAGTACCGCATTAGCGCCAATCCGCCGGTCACGACGGAAGTTGGCGACAGCCCTGAACTTACAGTGGATTTCACTGGACCTGACGGCCCACTGCTCGTCGAACGCAACGGCGAACTGCTGCGCTCGCTCGAGCACGTTGCCCTGAAGGTTCTGCGGCTTGAATCGGACGAGCACGACAAAGTCAGCTTCGACTGCATGAATTTCAAGCAGATGCGCGCTGAAGAGCTGCGGCTCGCTGCTCAGGTAGCGGCAGAGAAGGTTCGCAAGACCGGTCAGCCATATCAATTCGCTCCCATGTCTGCGCGAGAGCGCCGTATGCTGCACTTGGCCATGCGCGACGAAGCCGACCTTCGCACCGAGAGTTCTGGTGAGGCGCAAGGGCGATTCGTTGTCGTCTATCCCCGCGATTACAAAGGCGCTCCTGTGGCTCCCCTAGCCCGTGGTCGCAGACGCCGTTAG
- the hslU gene encoding ATP-dependent protease ATPase subunit HslU, with amino-acid sequence MAIYLPGTQEEQELALDELTPREIVAELDKYVVGQNAAKRAVAIALRNRMRRQKLSPELAEEIMPKNIIMIGPTGVGKTEIARRLARLANSPFLKVEASKFTEVGYVGRDVESMIRDLVEIAIDMVREERLEEVEDKAELNAEERLLDLLLPPTAPTQPTAGLALGTGDGEHGSDSQSRTREKLRQQLREGKLDERMVELDVRERSTPAFEIISNQGIEEMDINIKDMLPNIFGQRTKKRKMKVSEAFEYLIQEEEQRLIDMDQVTRTAVERVEQSGIVFLDEIDKIAGREGGHGPDVSREGVQRDILPIVEGTTVNTRYGMVRTDHVLFIAAGAFHVSKPSDLIPELQGRFPIRVELQSLTIEDFIKILTEPKSSLVKQYTALLETENLKLEFTRDALDEVAHFAFRVNESTENIGARRLHTIMERVLDEISFSAPEMAKENKDKVVIDADYVKKMVADIAKDQDLSRYIL; translated from the coding sequence GTGGCGATTTACCTCCCTGGAACCCAGGAAGAGCAGGAACTCGCTCTCGACGAGCTTACGCCGCGCGAGATCGTAGCCGAGCTCGATAAATACGTTGTTGGCCAGAACGCCGCCAAACGCGCGGTGGCGATTGCGCTGCGTAACCGCATGCGCCGGCAGAAGCTCTCGCCCGAGTTGGCCGAAGAGATCATGCCGAAGAACATCATCATGATCGGGCCGACGGGCGTGGGTAAAACTGAGATCGCCCGCCGTCTGGCGCGGCTGGCCAACTCGCCATTTCTCAAGGTTGAAGCGTCGAAATTCACCGAAGTCGGCTACGTTGGGCGTGATGTTGAATCGATGATCCGCGACCTGGTCGAGATCGCCATCGACATGGTCCGCGAGGAGCGCCTCGAAGAAGTTGAAGACAAAGCCGAGCTGAACGCCGAAGAGCGTTTGCTCGATCTTCTTTTACCGCCGACAGCGCCTACACAGCCCACCGCTGGGCTTGCGCTTGGCACCGGCGACGGCGAGCACGGAAGCGATTCGCAATCGCGCACGCGTGAGAAGCTGCGTCAGCAACTGCGGGAAGGCAAGCTCGATGAGCGCATGGTTGAACTCGACGTCCGGGAGCGCTCTACGCCCGCGTTTGAAATCATCTCCAATCAGGGCATCGAGGAGATGGACATCAATATCAAGGACATGCTGCCTAACATCTTCGGCCAGCGTACAAAGAAGCGGAAGATGAAGGTAAGCGAAGCTTTTGAATACCTGATCCAGGAAGAGGAACAGAGACTGATTGATATGGATCAGGTTACGCGCACAGCGGTCGAGCGCGTAGAGCAATCGGGCATCGTCTTCCTCGATGAAATCGATAAGATCGCTGGACGTGAAGGTGGACATGGTCCCGACGTTTCTCGCGAAGGCGTTCAGCGTGACATCCTGCCGATCGTTGAAGGAACAACGGTAAACACCCGGTATGGTATGGTGCGCACCGATCACGTCTTGTTCATCGCCGCGGGCGCATTTCACGTCTCCAAGCCAAGCGATTTAATTCCGGAGCTTCAAGGCCGTTTCCCAATTCGGGTCGAGCTGCAGTCACTCACGATCGAAGATTTCATCAAGATTCTGACCGAGCCAAAGTCGTCGCTGGTGAAACAGTACACCGCGCTGCTTGAAACGGAAAACCTGAAGCTTGAATTTACACGCGACGCTCTGGACGAGGTCGCGCACTTCGCGTTTCGCGTGAACGAGTCAACGGAGAATATCGGCGCCCGCAGGCTGCACACGATCATGGAGCGCGTTCTGGACGAGATCAGCTTCTCTGCGCCGGAGATGGCGAAGGAAAACAAGGACAAAGTGGTCATCGATGCTGACTACGTGAAGAAGATGGTCGCTGATATCGCCAAAGATCAGGATTTGTCGCGATACATCCTGTAA
- a CDS encoding DUF6580 family putative transport protein, with protein sequence MLAYLFIVIAVTVRLLPHPWHLTPIGAALLFFGAKRPVREWIAPLALLAATDVYLTTVQYHMHVSLDHFVTWAWYLAALGIGYMLVRKVDPLRVVGASLASAISFFLVSNFAVWVFGNMYAKSFAGLVQCYTMAIPFFRGTFASDLIYTPVLFSVPYALKLIERKTAEARARG encoded by the coding sequence ATGCTTGCTTATCTGTTCATCGTCATTGCGGTTACGGTTCGGCTACTGCCCCATCCCTGGCATCTGACTCCGATTGGCGCTGCTCTGCTGTTCTTTGGAGCCAAGCGGCCAGTGCGCGAATGGATTGCTCCGCTCGCTCTTCTCGCCGCCACTGACGTTTATCTCACGACGGTGCAGTACCACATGCACGTTTCCCTGGATCATTTCGTGACTTGGGCTTGGTACTTGGCCGCTTTGGGCATTGGATACATGCTGGTGCGGAAAGTCGATCCTCTGCGCGTGGTGGGCGCGTCACTCGCTTCCGCGATCTCATTCTTTCTGGTGAGCAACTTCGCCGTGTGGGTTTTCGGCAACATGTACGCGAAAAGCTTCGCCGGATTGGTGCAGTGCTACACCATGGCGATCCCATTCTTCCGTGGGACGTTTGCTTCTGATCTGATCTATACGCCGGTGCTATTCAGCGTGCCGTATGCGTTGAAGCTGATCGAGAGGAAGACAGCAGAGGCCCGAGCGAGAGGCTAA